In Armatimonadota bacterium, the genomic stretch CTCGTCCACGCCGTCAACATGCGCGACGAAGAGGGAATGGTCGCCGGAATCGTCCGCCGAACCATCAGTGCCGGAATTGCGGTGGACCACGTGACAGACATGCACGACCGAATGCTCATTATCCTTCCAAAAGAGAATGCCACGAAGCTTCAGAAGTTGATCGAAAAGGAGGTTGCATGAGCCGCGTTCGCGTCATGAAGTTCGGCGGCACTAGCGTCGCGACTCCCGAAGCACGAATGACCTCGGCACTAAGGGTCATCAGTGCCAAAGAGAAGGGAATCCAGCCTGTCGTCGTCGTGAGCGCGATTGGTCGCAAGGGCCAACCCTATGCCACAGATACCTTCATTAACCTTCTGAGAGAGATCGACCCTGACGTCGAGCCGGATCCACGCGAACTCGACCTCTTGATCGCCTGCGGCGAAATCCTGTCGTCGGTCATCTTCGCCCACACGCTCAAAACTCTTGGCCATAAAGCGATGGCGTTTCGAGGCGGACAGGCTGGCATCCGAACGGACGGTGTTTTCGGTAACGCCCGAATCGTGAGCATCAACCCCACCGCGCTTGTACGTTGCATCGAACAAGGCGGAATCCCGGTTGTATGCGGCTTCCAAGGCGTTTACTCCGAAGATCGAGCCCTTCCTGGAGGCGAGCTCACTACCCTTGGGCGAGGCGGCTCGGATACTACCGGCTCCGCACTTGGAGCGGCTCTCAAGGCAGAGGCAGTCGAAATCTATACCGATGTGGACGGAGTCAAGACTGCTGACCCTGACGCAGTGAAAGGTGCCCCAACCCTTCGTCAAGTGACCTACGACGAAGTCGCCGAAATCGCCCACCTTGGCGCAAAAGTCGTTCATCCTCGTGCCGCCGAAATCGCGATGAACTACAACATCCCGCTCTGGGTCAAGAACACCTTTAGCGACGACCCTGGAACTGAGATTGTCAGCAAGGATAAGTTCCCAGGTCGTCGCGTGACCGGTGTCACCCACACCGGAAAACTGGTCTACATGCAGTTTGATCTGAGCACCAGCGACGCATCTCATCGAAGCATCCTGGAATCGAGCATCTACGAGACAATGGAGCGCTACGGTGTCCAGCTCTTCATGCTGAACGTCAACCCAGAGTCGACGGGATTTGCGGTACCTAGAGAGCAATATCCGATTGTCGAAGACGTGTTGGATGGGCTAGTCATTCCGGCCGGCGACGGTGATGCCAGAAAGGTCTATGTTTTCCAACTCGGAAACGCCACGCCGGAAGTCGAAACTCAGGTCAAACTTCTCGCTTCGCTTGGCGAAGTCAGACGCATCAGGGCCGATCTTACCGAGGGTTGTACGGTTGTCAGCCTCGTAGGACAAGATTATATGCAGCAACCCGGCGTCTTTCTGGACGTGCTTAGCACGCTCGATGAAGGGCAGGTCAGTGTGCTTCAGACCAGCGACTCGGACTACTCTCTCTCAATGCTGGTTCCCGAAGCCGAAACAATGCGCGCGGTGAGAATTCTACACGAGAAGTTTAAGCTCCACGAAGTGGTCTAGCCTCGCACTTTTACTTGCATTGATCTTCAGGTTCAATGGAACCTAGAGAGTATCATGCATCGCAAGCGAGGACTCACCATCACCGAGATTGCGATTTCGACTGCGGTCATAGGGACGGCAACAGTCGTCGCAGTGCCAAAGTTCGTCAACGCCACTTATCGAGCCAAGGAATCGGCTCTGAAGATGGAGCTCAAGAATTTTCGAAAAGCCGTGGATCAGTTCTACATCGACACAGGAGGCTATCCCGATGAGCTGAAAGACCTACTGCGTGAAAATCCCCCCAAATCTCTCTGGCTCCGAGCGAAAGAGAAGCCATGGATGAAGTCGATGGAGTGGCATGGACCCTACATGGCTTACGGGGAAGGACAGCTGATCGAGCCGAAGGACCCGGTCAGCGATCAACCATTCTTGACGAAGCGCGGAGAGACCGGTCGACTACAGGTTTTCAGCTCCGCAGCCGGAAAAGACACCGAAGGGAAGTCGTTCACGTCCTACTAAAAAAGCGTCCTGGCACAGTGAGGCCAGGACTAGCGAGATCGTGCATTACACTGCCACGTCAAATTGAGAGCGCGACTTGTACTGGTGTAACTCAGCTGTCGATATTGTTTACCGAACGATAAAGAACTACGGTGGCAACGGTCTCTGGGGTTCCGGTAACGTGATAATTCATGAACATTTCGCGTCGCGAGGCCCTTGGCATGGCTGCCGCCGGTTTGCTCCCTAGCATTCCTTCCAGGCCCGCCAGCTTCAAGATCAGCTATCTTACAGATATACACCTCCCCAACGATCCGCTCATCCAAGAGAGGATTTACGAGGCAGTCGATATTGCTAGTACCAACTCAGACTTCGTGCTGTTTGGCGGTGATAACTTGATGGCGATTGATCACAAAGATGACGCGACCATAACGACCCAGTTCTCAGGCTGGAACCGGGTCATGGGAAGCTGGCTAAAAAAGCCTTCGAAAGCGATTCTTGGCAACCACGACATCGAGCAATGGGAATCAACCCCTTCGGTGCTGAACGGAAAGAGACGAGCTCTGGACCACTTCAAAATGCCTGGTCGCTATTGGTCTCACAAACAGAACGGATGGAAGATCATCGGCCTCGACACGGTTCATCAGGACGGAGATTCTTTTAAAGGTTGGCTAGATCCCGAGCAACTCGAGTGGCTTGCGGGCGAACTCAAAGACACCAAGACCCCCACAATGGTCGTTGGGCACATTCCAATTCTTACTGTGACCTCGCTGGCGAACTCAAATCTCAAGCCCAAAGATAAAGCTCTGC encodes the following:
- a CDS encoding aspartate kinase — translated: MSRVRVMKFGGTSVATPEARMTSALRVISAKEKGIQPVVVVSAIGRKGQPYATDTFINLLREIDPDVEPDPRELDLLIACGEILSSVIFAHTLKTLGHKAMAFRGGQAGIRTDGVFGNARIVSINPTALVRCIEQGGIPVVCGFQGVYSEDRALPGGELTTLGRGGSDTTGSALGAALKAEAVEIYTDVDGVKTADPDAVKGAPTLRQVTYDEVAEIAHLGAKVVHPRAAEIAMNYNIPLWVKNTFSDDPGTEIVSKDKFPGRRVTGVTHTGKLVYMQFDLSTSDASHRSILESSIYETMERYGVQLFMLNVNPESTGFAVPREQYPIVEDVLDGLVIPAGDGDARKVYVFQLGNATPEVETQVKLLASLGEVRRIRADLTEGCTVVSLVGQDYMQQPGVFLDVLSTLDEGQVSVLQTSDSDYSLSMLVPEAETMRAVRILHEKFKLHEVV
- a CDS encoding type II secretion system protein, translating into MHRKRGLTITEIAISTAVIGTATVVAVPKFVNATYRAKESALKMELKNFRKAVDQFYIDTGGYPDELKDLLRENPPKSLWLRAKEKPWMKSMEWHGPYMAYGEGQLIEPKDPVSDQPFLTKRGETGRLQVFSSAAGKDTEGKSFTSY
- a CDS encoding metallophosphoesterase; the protein is MNISRREALGMAAAGLLPSIPSRPASFKISYLTDIHLPNDPLIQERIYEAVDIASTNSDFVLFGGDNLMAIDHKDDATITTQFSGWNRVMGSWLKKPSKAILGNHDIEQWESTPSVLNGKRRALDHFKMPGRYWSHKQNGWKIIGLDTVHQDGDSFKGWLDPEQLEWLAGELKDTKTPTMVVGHIPILTVTSLANSNLKPKDKALPISFGSHVSNHYEAIKLFREAGNVKLVLSGHTHMQDRVDYAGTCYICAGAVCGGWWNGANEGFGPAFPIFELKEDGTFTHKFINWEESD